The following proteins are encoded in a genomic region of Limisphaerales bacterium:
- a CDS encoding methyltransferase domain-containing protein — MNASRKNCLLAVANALSWPWRLLPARWREGILTGLFILDSRGEPRGGLAQMLRLQDRLDWVTNERAVAFGEGVHPKHRLTRYHDFFVEHIPEGARVLDIGCGVGAVARSIATRVKGCEVVGVDRDEGRLAEARAVDNPDNLSFVKTDVCDSLPDGPWQAVVLSNVLEHIEDRVNFLKAILENAQPKRVLIRVPHFERDWKMPMRKELGLKFFSDAEHFIEHRLDELNAELAAAGLRPTVTHTLWGEIWMCCERIESDRQ; from the coding sequence ATGAATGCTTCCCGCAAAAACTGTTTGCTGGCAGTGGCCAATGCGTTGTCGTGGCCTTGGCGGTTGTTGCCGGCACGTTGGCGTGAAGGGATTCTCACGGGATTGTTCATTTTGGATTCGCGCGGGGAACCGCGGGGCGGTTTGGCGCAAATGCTGCGGCTTCAAGATCGCCTGGATTGGGTGACCAACGAACGCGCCGTGGCATTTGGCGAGGGCGTGCATCCGAAGCACCGCCTCACGCGCTATCACGATTTTTTTGTGGAACACATTCCCGAAGGCGCGCGCGTGTTGGACATCGGCTGTGGCGTGGGTGCGGTGGCCCGCAGCATCGCCACGCGCGTGAAGGGCTGCGAAGTGGTGGGGGTGGATCGCGATGAGGGCCGGCTTGCCGAAGCCCGTGCAGTGGATAATCCGGATAATTTGTCCTTCGTGAAAACCGACGTGTGCGATTCGCTGCCCGATGGCCCGTGGCAAGCGGTGGTGTTGTCCAACGTGCTGGAACACATTGAGGATCGCGTAAATTTCCTAAAGGCTATTTTGGAAAACGCCCAACCCAAACGCGTACTCATTCGCGTGCCGCACTTTGAGCGCGATTGGAAAATGCCGATGCGCAAGGAATTGGGTCTCAAATTTTTTTCCGATGCGGAACATTTTATTGAGCATCGGCTTGACGAACTGAATGCTGAACTGGCCGCCGCGGGTTTGCGGCCAACGGTGACGCATACGTTATGGGGCGAAATTTGGATGTGTTGCGAGCGCATCGAAAGCGATCGCCAATGA